In a single window of the Anguilla rostrata isolate EN2019 chromosome 4, ASM1855537v3, whole genome shotgun sequence genome:
- the rnf6 gene encoding E3 ubiquitin-protein ligase RNF6: MDPPDGRDERVQQQERLQREEAYYHFINGLSEEEYRLMRDSDLLGTPGDVTAEELRQRLDGAKERLSSQPHPEPRPQSSEMGEDDGGSGGVEAGREASNGDSLLEWLNTFRRTGNATRSGQSGNQTWRAVSRTNPNSGEFRFSLEININHEQPEPGDLTGDPVSATLTRSTHSRRTQARRARNSHGPALNPPLTVAEPEQHSTSLSRVIALDHPAVQLHGGQSSDAQSPPQDTQEGLGCPPSTPAQPGVQRAPLRSSRTRSRGRGHRIGGAHRRSSRRSRSPLHRPPTPDTSHANVPEPHGQAQVAMEMAAEPAEDVAPLTETATEAETQATGVRRHPTIMLDLQVRRIRPGENRDRDSIASRTRSRVRTAENTVTFESDSGGFRRTISRSERAGIRTYVSTIRIPLRRISETGLGEPSSTALRSILRQIMTGFGELSSLMETEADTEATVPDPPQAYHIHSNEEAGPQEQLERRSTEGQGTAGGSGDEERTRVGGATGEGRGTTRDTNNLVENGTLPILRLAHFFLLNEEEEDEHPHGLTKEQIDNLSTRTYGQASLEGELGRTCSVCINEYTQGNKLRRLPCAHEFHIHCIDRWLSQNNTCPICRQPILATAQD; encoded by the exons ATGGACCCTCCTGACGGACGAGACGAGCGtgtgcagcagcaggagcgTCTGCAACGGGAAGAGGCTTACTACCACTTCATCAATGGGCTGAGCGAGGAGGAGTACCGCCTAATGAGGGACAGCGATCTACTGGGCACCCCTG GTGATGTGACAGCAGAAGAGCTGCGGCAGCGTCTGGATGGAGCGAAGGAACGTCTATCATCACAGCCCCACCctgagccacgcccacagaGCAGTGAGATGGGAGAGGATGACGGGGGCAGTG GGGGTGTGGAGGCAGGCAGGGAGGCCTCCAATGGCGACTCACTGCTTGAGTGGCTGAACACGTTCCGGCGCACGGGCAACGCCACGCGCAGCGGGCAGAGCGGGAACCAGACCTGGCGTGCTGTCAGCCGCACCAACCCCAACAGCGGCGAGTTCCGCTTCAGCCTGGAGATCAACATCAACCATGAGCAGCCAGAGCCTGGTGACTTAACAGGTGACCCTGTCTCCGCCACGCTCACCCGCTCCACCCACAGCAGGAGGACGCAGGCGCGGCGTGCCCGCAACAGTCACGGCCCTGCTCTGAATCCACCCCTGACCGTGGCTGAGCCCGAACAGCACAGCACTAGTCTGAGCCGGGTGATTGCACTGGATCATCCCGCAGTCCAGCTGCATGGTGGCCAGAGCAGTGACGCTCAGTCCCCTCCTCAGGATACGCAGGAGGGCCTGGGCTGCCCACCCTCAACGCCGGCCCAGCCCGGCGTCCAGAGAGCTCCGCTCCGCAGCAGTAGGACTCGATCACGGGGTCGGGGCCACAGGATAGGTGGGGCTCACCGCCGTTCTTCACGACGCAGTCGCTCCCCGCTGCACAGACCCCCAACCCCTGACACTAGCCACGCCAACGTACCCGAGCCCCACGGGCAAGCccaggttgccatggagatggcAGCGGAGCCAGCAGAAGATGTGGCGCCCTTGACAGAGACAGCCACGGAAGCGGAGACTCAAGCAACGGGCGTCCGACGTCATCCCACCATCATGCTGGATCTGCAGGTGCGGCGGATTCGTCCGGGGGAGAACCGAGACCGCGACAGCATCGCCAGCCGCACCCGCTCCCGTGTCCGCACTGCTGAGAACACCGTCACCTTCGAAAGCGACAGCGGTGGATTCCGCCGTACCATCTCCCGGTCAGAGCGTGCCGGCATTCGCACCTATGTCAGCACCATCCGCATCCCGCTGCGCCGCATCTCGGAGACCGGCTTGGGCGAGCCCAGCTCCACTGCGCTGCGCTCTATCCTGCGCCAGATCATGACTGGCTTTGGTGAACTCAGTTCCCTTATGGAGACAGAGGCTGACACTGAGGCCACTGTGCCTGACCCCCCGCAGGCTTACCATATTCACAGCAATGAAGAGGCTGGGCCCCAGGAGCAACTGGAGCGGCGCAGTACAGAAGGCCAAGGTACTGCAGGGGGGAGCGGGGATGAGGAGCGGACACGTGTGGGTGGGGCTACtggtgaggggcggggcacCACCAGGGACACCAACAACCTGGTGGAGAATGGCACCCTGCCAATCCTGCGCCTCGCGCACTTCTTCCTCCTaaacgaggaagaggaggatgagcaCCCACATGGCCTGACCAAAGAGCAGATTGACAATTTGTCCACTCGCACCTATGGCCAGGCTAGCTTGGAGGGCGAACTAGGACGCACCTGTAGCGTCTGCATCAATGAGTACACCCAAGGCAACAAGCTACGGCGGCTGCCGTGTGCTCATGAGTTCCACATCCATTGCATTGACCGCTGGCTTTCCCAGAACAACACCTGCCCCATCTGTAGACAGCCCATTCTGGCCACTGCCCAGGactga